The genomic DNA TGGCTCCGAACTGCAACTCCAGTTTGACAAGCCCGTTACCGCACGGCAGATACAGACTGCGCTGGCACAGGCGGGTTTTCGAGATGCTAAAGCGGTTGTGGGCGAAGGCAATCTCGTGTTTATCCGCACGCGCGAAATCAGCGCGGAGGAGAAAGAAGCCATCAAAAGTGCCCTTGCCAGTCTGGGCACGCCAGTAGAGCGAAGCTTCACGCAGGTCGGTGGCATCGTCAGCAAGGAGCAGACGCGCAACGCAGTGATTGCCATCATCCTCTCCGAGGCGTTGATACTGCTGTATCTGGCGGTACGGTTTGCCATCGGCGGTATTCGTGAAGGCTTCAAGTTCGGTGTAGCGGCGGTGATTGCGCTGGTGCATGACGTGCTGGTGCTTGTGGGAACTTTCTCCATCATGGGCAAACTGCGCAACTGGGAGGTGGATGCGCTGTTCGTGACCGCGATGCTCACACTCATCGGTTTCTCGGTACACGATACTATCGTGGTGTTTGACCGCATCCGCGAGAACCTGCGCAATCGCGCTCGCGGTGAAACCTTCCATGACGTCGCTAACAAGAGCATCTTGCAGACCTTTGCCCGCTCCATCAACACCTCGTTGACGGTTATTCTGACATTGGTGGCGTTGCTGGTGCTGGGCAGCCCGGTGGTCAGGCTGTTCACCATAGCCTTGCTGGTGGGTATCATCACCGGTACGTACTCCTCCATCTTCAACGCTGCTCCAATAGTGACATGGTGGGAGGAGGTTGCGGAGCGGCGTGGTCTGCGTCCGGCGACGCCGCATATAACGCCTGCACAGCCTTCGGAGACAGTAGTGAAGCGAGATGGTGCGCCCGAGGCGGGTGTCGCCTCATCTGCCACAAGCAGCAAACCGCGTCCCAAGCGTCGCCGACGGGCGTAGATTCGCATGGAGCAGGTGAACCGTTCGCCTGCTCCATTTGATTCATAGCACGGGGGTAATGTCAGTGGTGGGGTGTCTTCCTCATCGTGTGCGCTGGGTGGTTTATCCGTGGCGCCCTGAACTCGTCGCCAGGCTTCAGCGAGAGGTGGGCGTCAGTGAGATTCTGGCTCGTCTGTTGGTGAACCGCGGTATTACCGAACCCGACCAGGCGGAGCGTTTCCTGAACCCCGATTGGGCGCATCTGCCGGATGCCCTGTTGCTTCCCGATGCTCAGGTTGCCGTGAACCGTCTCCTGCAGGCGATGGAACGCAAAGAGAAAATCCTTGTTTACGGCGACTACGACGTAGATGGCGTGACCAGCGCGGCGTTGTGGTTCCACACGCTGAGCAAGCTGCGAGCACGTGTGCAGGCGAAAGTGCCTCATCGCAAACGCGATGGGTACGATATCCGTGTGCCGGTGGTGGACGAAGCGCATCGCCAGGGTGTATCGCTCATCCTTACCTGTGACTGCGGCATTCAGGCGCACGATGTGGTGGAGCGTGCTCGCGAGCTGGGGATAGATGTTATCATTACCGACCACCATGAGCCGGGTGAGGAGGTGCCCCGGGCTCTCGCGGTGGTCAACCCGCATCTGCCGGGCTCCCGGTACCCCTTTCCCAACCTGAGCGGGGTAGGGGTCAGCTATCGTCTGGGGGAGGCACTGGTGCGGGCGAAGGGTTTCTCGCCACAGAACTACCGCAATCACTTTCTGGACCTCGCCACGCTCGGTACGATTGCCGACGTGATGCCCCTGATGGAGGAGAACCGCGTGTTTGCCTGGTACGGTCTGCCCTCCATCCCCCGTTCAAAGCGACCGGGCGTGCAGGCATTGTTGTCGGTGGCACGTGTTCCTACGGACAAACCGTTGACCATGCGTCAGGTACAGTTTGCGCTGGCGCCGCGCATCAATGCGGTCGGAAGACTGGACGATGCGGCGGTGGCGCTGGAGCTATTGACCACCGATGACGCCCAGCGTGCTCTGCGGCTGGCACAGGAGCTGGAGGAACACAATCAGCGCAGGCGCAGTGAGCAGCAGCGTATTCTGGAGCAGGCAATGGAACAGGCAGCGCAGCGTGACATCGCTCGCGAGTGGGTGCTGGTGCTGGCGGGTGAAGAGTGGGATAAAGGCGTTATCGGCATTGTGGCAAGCAAGGTGCTGGAGCAGTACCATCGCCCGACAGTCATGATTTCTGTGGATGCTGAGTATGGGGTAGGGCGCGGTTCCGCTCGCAGCATTCGTCCTTACGACATTTTCCGTGCGATAGAAGAACGCCGTGAACTGTTTATCGAATGCGGAGGACACACGCTGGCGGCGGGCTTCTCCATTCGGGTGGAGCATATCGAGGAGCTGCGAGAGCACCTGAACCGTCTGGCTCATGAATGGATGTCGCCCGAAGACCTGCTGCCGCGGCTAGATATCGACGCCGACATCGAGCCTGCCGATGTGACACCTGCGCTGGTGGACGAAATAGCACGGATGGAGCCGTTTGGACATGGCAACCCCGAACCGATGTTCCTCAGTCGCGGTCTAACTATTCTGGAGAAGCGACGAGTAGGAAATGGCTCCCACTGGAAGCTGACCGTGCGCGGCGAGGCGTTGCCGCCCACAGGCTGTATTGCCTTCGGCATGGGCGAATACGACGACCGGTTCGAAGTGGGAGACGAAGTGGACATGGTCTATACTCCCCAGTGGAACGAATTCAACGGACGGCGCGATATCCAGCTTCAGGTGCACGATATTCGGCACAGTTTGGGTATAATAGAATAATAAGACAGGTCGGTTCTCCCCGAGATCCACGATGATAGCACACTTTGACATAGAACATATCCTTCCCGATTTCGGCACCGATCTGCCGGAGGAACTGCTCGCGCTCCTGGACCGGGTGCGGGAGTACCATCCGCAGGCGGATACATCCGCTATCGTACGGGCGTACCGGGTAGCCGAGTTCATCCATCGGGGAGAGACGCGCGCCTCCGGTGAGCCTTACATCACCCACCCCCTGGCGGTAGCAGGCATTCTCGCTGAACTGGAGATGGATATCCCTACCATCTCGGCAGGTTTGATGCACGATGTGATCGAAGACGGCAAAGACGAGCAAGGTAACCCCCGCATTACGCTCGAAGACATTCGGCTTCTGTTCGACGATGAGGTTGCAATGCTGGTAGACGGGGTTACCAAACTGGCGAGCTACCTGGACGTGGAGCGAGACCTGGAGGAAACGACTGACCACGAAAAGCGCAGGCGAAAGCGAGACATTGTGCAAACAGCAGCGAACTTGCGCAAGATTTTCGTGGCGATGTCGCGAGACCTGCGCGTGATGATTATCAAGCTCGCTGACCGCCTGCACAATATGCGCACCCTGGATGCCCTCTCCCGCGAAAGACAGATAAAAATCGCCACCGAAACCATGCAAATCCTCGCCCCGATGGCGCACCGGCTGGGTATCTGGCAGATTAAGTGGCAACTGGAAGACCTGGCGTTCAAGTACCTGGAGCCCGAAAAGTACGCAGAACTCGCTGCCCGCGTGCAACGTACGCGCAGAGAGCGAGAAGAGGACATCAACGAAGCCATCCGTATCCTTAAAGAAGGGCTGGAGAGGGAGAGGATACGGGCGGAGGTACATGGCAGACCGAAGCACCTGTACAGTATCTATCAGAAGATGCTCAAAGAGGAGATTGACCTGGACCAGATTTACGACCTGCTGGCGATACGTGTGATTGTGGACACGGTTGCCGATTGCTATCATGCGCTGGGGGTGGTACACGACCTCTGGTTGCCTATCCCCGGACGTTTCGATGACTACATCGCCAAACCCAAGCCGAATATGTATCAGTCCCTGCATACGAAGGTCATCGGTCCGCGTCAACAGCCGCTGGAGGTACAGATACGCACCTGGGAGATGCATCGCACCGCCGATTTCGGCATCGCTGCGCACTGGCAGTACAAGGAGGGCGCGAACCAGCAGGACCGCTTCGAACAGCGTATGCGCATGCTCAGACAGCAGCTGTTCGAGTGGCAGGCGGATGGAAAGGATTCCTCCGAGTTCCTGCGCTCTGTGGTGAACGATCTGTTCAACGACCAGGTGTTCGCATTCACCCCGAAGGGGGATGTGATAGACCTCGTGGCAGGTTCAACGCCAGTAGACTTCGCGTATCGGGTGCACACTGACGTAGGAAACACGTGCGTTGGGGCGAAGGTGAACGGACGCATCGTGCCCCTGAACTACCAGTTGAAAAACGGCGACATCGTAGAGATTATCACCCGCCCGAATGCCCATCCCAGCCGCGACTGGCTGAACTTTGTCAAGACCTCGCACGCCCGCAGCAAAATCAAGCAGTACTTCCGCAAGCAGGCGCACGCCGAAAACGTGGCGCGAGGCAGGGAGATGCTGGAACGCGAGGTAGAACGCCTGGGGCTGGACCCGAAAGAGGTTCTACACGCCGACGCGCTGGAGCAGGTTGCCAAACAGCTCAACCTGCCGGGCGGCGAAGAGGTGTATGCCGCTGTCGGCGATGGTCGCTACTCGGCGCAGGCGGTGCTCAATCGTGTGCTGCCCAAGGTGCCTCTACAGCCCTCCCTGTTCCCGACCGGTAAAGTGCTGGAGGGCGAGGCGCGCCTGTCCATAGACGGCGTTGACAATGTGATGATTCGCCGAGCCAAATGCTGTACCCCTCTGCCCGGCGACGACGTAATCGGTTATACCTCGCGCGGCAGGGGTATCACGTTACACCGTCGTTCCTGCGTGAACGTGCAAAACTACCTGTTGCACGAACCGGAACGGCTGGTGGCAGTACGCTGGGACGAGAAACCGGGCGCGTGTTATGCCACCTCCCTGCACATCGAAGCCGCCGACCGCACCGGATTGCTATCCGATATCTCCTCCGTGTTCGGCGAATCCAAAACCAACATCACCGCCATACGCACTCAGTCGCGTCGTGATGGTACTGCCGGTATCGATATCACTGTGGAGGTGCTGGGCGTTTCCCACCTGCATAGCCTGATGGACAAGCTGCGTCGCATCAGCGACGTGCTGGACATCCGGCGCGCGGGCACGATAGGGGAGGCAGCGTAATGCGGGCGGTGCTACAACGGGTCGCTCGTGCCGAGGTCTGCGTGAACGGCGAGCGAGTAGCGTCTATCGGCAGGGGGTACCTGGTGCTGCTGGGGGTGACGCACACCGACGGCGAATCGGACGCCCGCTACATCGCCGACAAAATCGCTTCCCTGCGCCTCTTTGAGGACGAGGCAGGCAAAATCAACCTGGGCATCACCGACGTCGGCGGGGAAGTGCTCATTGTGTCGCAATTCACACTGTATGCGGACTGTCGCAAAGGTCGCCGTCCTAGCTTTACCGACGCCGCACCGCCGGAGATGGCAGACAGGCTGTATCGGCGGGTGGCGGAGATGCTGCGCGAGGCGGGCTTACCTGTGCAGACGGGCGTGTTCGGAGCGCACATGCAGGTCGCGCTGGTCAACGACGGACCTGTGACGATTCTGCTGGATAGCCAGAAGGGGTTTTAACCGTTCGTCTACATCGCGTCCGCTATCGATTCGAACACCGGTTCTGCCACGTAGATGGGCGAGCGGGTGCGCAGTGCCAGCGCAATAGCGTCGCTGGGGCGCGAGTCGATTTCAATGCTCTCGCCGTTGTGCACGATAGTGATTTTGGCGTAGAAGGTGCTCTGCCACAGGTCATCCACGATGATGCGTTCCACCGTGCCGCCCAGACGTTCAATCACGTTCTTGAGCAGGTCGTGCGTCATGGGGCGGTCGGGCACGTCGCCTTCCAGCGCCATGGAGATGGACAGAGCCTCGTATTTACCAATCCATATCGGCACGCGGCGCCCGCGATTATCCTGCAGCAAGACAAAGAATTGAGGGGGTATGCCCGGTTCTTCATGCTGGTATACGCCGACCACGCGCACCTCTTTCTCATCTAGGCGGCGCGGCTCGATGCGGTCAAGCTCGTCGAACTCGTCTGGCGGACCCTCGTCATCTTGCCAGTCGTCGAACATGTCGCGGAAACGTTCGCTCATGCTAATCCCCCCTCAGCAGTCCGCGTGTCCTTAGTCTGTATCCTTAATATTCTCCACCACCCGCAGAAACTCCTCGTTCGAGCTGGTATGGGCAAGCAGACCGATAAGCTGCTCGATGGCTTGCATAGGTTCCATAGACGCCAGCATCCGTCGCAGCTTCCACACGCGGCGCAGCTCCTCTTCGCTAAAAAGCAGTTCCTCGTGGCGCGTGCCGGAGCGGTTGATATCGATGGCGGGGAAGATGCGTCGCTCCGCCAGCCCCCGATCCAGCACCAGCTCCATGTTGCCGGTTCCCTTGAACTCTTCAAAGATGACGTCGTCCATGCGGCTGCCGGTATCCACCAGCGCGGTAGCCAGCACCGTGAGGCTTCCGCCCTCTTCGATGTTGCGCGCCGCGCCGAAGAACCGCTTCGGGCGATACAGGGCGGATGGGTCTAAGCCACCGGATAGCGTGCGCCCGCTCGGGTTGACGGTGAGGTTGGAGGCGCGCGACAGGCGGGTGAGGCTGTCCAGCAGAATCACCACATCACGCCGCGCCTCCACCAGCCGCTTCGCCATCTCCAGCACCATATCCGCGACGCGCATGTGGTTTTCGGGCATCTCGTCAAAGGTAGAGCTCACCACGCGCCCCTTCACCGAGCGGCGGATGTCGGTCACCTCCTCGGGACGCTCATCCACCAGCAGCACCAGCAACACGATTTCGGGGTGGTTGGTGGTGATGCTGTTAGCGATGGTCTTCAGCAAGGTGGTCTTTCCCGCCTTGGGCGGCGACACAATCAGCCCACGCTGCCCCTTGCCGATAGGTGCAATCAGGTCGATGAGCCGGGCGGAGATGTTTT from Armatimonadota bacterium includes the following:
- the recJ gene encoding single-stranded-DNA-specific exonuclease RecJ; this translates as MSVVGCLPHRVRWVVYPWRPELVARLQREVGVSEILARLLVNRGITEPDQAERFLNPDWAHLPDALLLPDAQVAVNRLLQAMERKEKILVYGDYDVDGVTSAALWFHTLSKLRARVQAKVPHRKRDGYDIRVPVVDEAHRQGVSLILTCDCGIQAHDVVERARELGIDVIITDHHEPGEEVPRALAVVNPHLPGSRYPFPNLSGVGVSYRLGEALVRAKGFSPQNYRNHFLDLATLGTIADVMPLMEENRVFAWYGLPSIPRSKRPGVQALLSVARVPTDKPLTMRQVQFALAPRINAVGRLDDAAVALELLTTDDAQRALRLAQELEEHNQRRRSEQQRILEQAMEQAAQRDIAREWVLVLAGEEWDKGVIGIVASKVLEQYHRPTVMISVDAEYGVGRGSARSIRPYDIFRAIEERRELFIECGGHTLAAGFSIRVEHIEELREHLNRLAHEWMSPEDLLPRLDIDADIEPADVTPALVDEIARMEPFGHGNPEPMFLSRGLTILEKRRVGNGSHWKLTVRGEALPPTGCIAFGMGEYDDRFEVGDEVDMVYTPQWNEFNGRRDIQLQVHDIRHSLGIIE
- a CDS encoding (p)ppGpp synthetase, producing MIAHFDIEHILPDFGTDLPEELLALLDRVREYHPQADTSAIVRAYRVAEFIHRGETRASGEPYITHPLAVAGILAELEMDIPTISAGLMHDVIEDGKDEQGNPRITLEDIRLLFDDEVAMLVDGVTKLASYLDVERDLEETTDHEKRRRKRDIVQTAANLRKIFVAMSRDLRVMIIKLADRLHNMRTLDALSRERQIKIATETMQILAPMAHRLGIWQIKWQLEDLAFKYLEPEKYAELAARVQRTRREREEDINEAIRILKEGLERERIRAEVHGRPKHLYSIYQKMLKEEIDLDQIYDLLAIRVIVDTVADCYHALGVVHDLWLPIPGRFDDYIAKPKPNMYQSLHTKVIGPRQQPLEVQIRTWEMHRTADFGIAAHWQYKEGANQQDRFEQRMRMLRQQLFEWQADGKDSSEFLRSVVNDLFNDQVFAFTPKGDVIDLVAGSTPVDFAYRVHTDVGNTCVGAKVNGRIVPLNYQLKNGDIVEIITRPNAHPSRDWLNFVKTSHARSKIKQYFRKQAHAENVARGREMLEREVERLGLDPKEVLHADALEQVAKQLNLPGGEEVYAAVGDGRYSAQAVLNRVLPKVPLQPSLFPTGKVLEGEARLSIDGVDNVMIRRAKCCTPLPGDDVIGYTSRGRGITLHRRSCVNVQNYLLHEPERLVAVRWDEKPGACYATSLHIEAADRTGLLSDISSVFGESKTNITAIRTQSRRDGTAGIDITVEVLGVSHLHSLMDKLRRISDVLDIRRAGTIGEAA
- the dtd gene encoding D-aminoacyl-tRNA deacylase, which gives rise to MRAVLQRVARAEVCVNGERVASIGRGYLVLLGVTHTDGESDARYIADKIASLRLFEDEAGKINLGITDVGGEVLIVSQFTLYADCRKGRRPSFTDAAPPEMADRLYRRVAEMLREAGLPVQTGVFGAHMQVALVNDGPVTILLDSQKGF
- the rho gene encoding transcription termination factor Rho; translation: METIDLAEFDRKSLEELHAIARERGLEVEDNIRKQDLIQRILQAHTDSNGQIMAEGVLEILPDGWGFLRRDINFAADGSGDIYVSQTQIKRFGLKTGDTVTGVVRPPKENEKYYGLLRVELVNGMDPEYARHRTHFDDLTPIYPVERIRMETDSKNISARLIDLIAPIGKGQRGLIVSPPKAGKTTLLKTIANSITTNHPEIVLLVLLVDERPEEVTDIRRSVKGRVVSSTFDEMPENHMRVADMVLEMAKRLVEARRDVVILLDSLTRLSRASNLTVNPSGRTLSGGLDPSALYRPKRFFGAARNIEEGGSLTVLATALVDTGSRMDDVIFEEFKGTGNMELVLDRGLAERRIFPAIDINRSGTRHEELLFSEEELRRVWKLRRMLASMEPMQAIEQLIGLLAHTSSNEEFLRVVENIKDTD